The genomic region CATTTTTCATGGCACTCGGCTGGCTCTCAGCGGTTCCCGGAGCTGCCAGAAGTCTCCACCTGTTGCTCCGCTGGCGCTCAAGATGCGGCCGCTTCAGTTGGGAGTCCTCTGTGTGGCTTCAGGCGCTCACACTCCAGCCTCAGCGTCACCGTTCTGTGCACCAGAGGCTCAGTTGCTCGCGCCGAGGGCTTCCTCTGCCCAAAGGAAGCGGTGCTCACGCCGCCGTCATATGGACACTTCTGAGCAACCTACGGTGGTGAGTCAAAAGGACTACATTTTCCACTATCTGCCTGAGCCGATAAACAGTAAAGACTATGAACTCACCTCAGACACTCTCGGGATTTCTTTTCTCGACGAGGATTTGGATTGGGAGGCCAGTTTTGGTTTGAATCCTCCCGCACTAGTTCATCACAATAAGCATTCGTCTGAGATTTTTAGTTCGAGGTCTGCTCGTTGGGGTGGGAACAATTTAAAACCCAAGTTTGCcgagtctgttttttttctgagacTGGGAACACTGCTAAACCTAAGACTGTACAGACTGTTAAACGTGGTGGGAAAGGGTCGACACCTATTTTTGATGAGCCGGTTTTCATTGAGCCTGCTCCTTTGCCTTCCTGTGCTCCTCTGCCCAGGGCGGCTGGAGCTCAGCCATCTACTCATCCACCACCTCACCCACCATTACTTTCATTGTTACAACAGTCAATACATATTAAACTTCTCTCCATAACTCAGACTTTAGCTCACCTATCAGCTCAGTCGCCTGCTCAGTTCTCACCTCAGTCATTTACTCAGCCGCCTGTTCcggctggagggcccgaggaacCGCTTCAGCCGCCTGTTCCGTCCAGTCTttgtcgcctgcagcgccaccacctgcTCCTTCAtctgcggctcccacgccgttGCCTGCAGTGCCACCAACGATTCCGTCGCCTGCGGTTGCCATGCTGCTATCTGGTTCTGCTTCGTCCCAGCCTGAGGCCTCCGCACGGGCTGGTTCCGCTCAATCTGCATCAGAGGTCTCTGCGCCATCTGGTTCTGCCTCACCCCGTCTTGCTTCACCCACGCCTGAGGTCTCCACACCGTCTGGTTCTGCCTCACCTCGGCCTGCCCGTCCTCGGCCTGCCCGTCCTCGGCCTGTCTGGCCACCTTCCAGGCCGTTGGCTGGACATCATCGTTgtcgtggccggcctccggccCTGCttcgtcgccgccgctgccttccgcgCGGCCGGCCTCCAGACCCGCTCCGTCGCCGCCACTGGCTTCGCGGTCGGCCTCCAGGACTGTTTTTTGGACTTTTGTGCCGTCGACCTCtgggccggccccctgaacctTTTCGAGACTGTTACCTGGGCCTCTGCGCCTTTCAtggacttttttgtttgtttcattttgacatGTTCCTGGGCCTCACTCCTgttgtttctctctgttttggacTCTTGTTTCCTGTATTTTGGTTTCtagctctgtgtgtttattttgtttctgtttctgttcagaCATTTCTGGAGAGAAGaatgagaaacaaaatgaatgaaGATGACAAGTTCTGGATCAGACTGACAGACTCAGCAGTAGAGGGCAGATATTTGTGGTTGGATGGTTCACCACTGTGTAAAAGGGTTGATTGTTGAGAAAACTTTAGGTTGCGCCACATTTGCGACACAACAATTTTAATAACATGCTAAAATATCACCTCATCTCATGGGCAGTTCCTCATTTTGTTCtgctttaatactttttttttatttttattttccttttaactACCTGCAAATGTGATGCAACTCATAAAATTGTTGTTGCATTGTATGCAAGAGATCAGCACAACGTACCACAGGGGCAGACATTTcaacaataaataaagaaacCTTCCTTCAGTTATAATAAAAACTGTAGATGAAGCCTCCTCTTTAGTCAACAGgaagtgtggtgtgtgtgtgtgtgcgtgtgtggggtgtggttttttttttttttttttttttaaattttagctGTAAAACAGAAGTTACGAGTAAGGAAACAATTAGATTAAGCATCAAAGCTTAGCTACATCTGTTTTCTATTAAATGTATTAAGAATTGAATCTATGATAAATAACAAAGGAAACATAATTTCaacatttgttgtgttttgtgattCAGAGACTGTTGGATTAAGTCTGAAGTCAGGATCTTGAAGTTTCAGCATGATGAGCCGTCCGCAGAGCTTTATAGAAGGTAAGAACATTAATGTGGTGGtaaaacaacaggaaggtgacggAGCTTCAGTCAGATCTGAGTGATCATCATCAGACTTTTAATCAAAGTTATGATGTTTGTGCTGGAATAGAACAACATTAtatgtagggatgggtaccggtgtcggttctgacataaacggtagtaaccagaccgaaaagcagcgcacatttcggtgctttttttttttttttttcctgagccaattctagccaatcattttacgtttccgaggatagtaggcgggcccaggtgcgtacgttcttttagagcagagctacagattaaaaatgcccaagacgaagcggtcaaaagtctggctgtacttcacagcaaaagatgcaaactcagcagcctgcagcaagtgctttaagctgatactgtcaaaggaggtaactcctcgaatctgatgaaacacctggcgacgcatagcctTTTTTtcaaagccgagaaatgcgccgtgtttgatagcttgctgcgagacctcacaccgaacacatctactgcgggtgtggtgcctgttatcggacctggagttaacaacatcccccaaaaacccgaagagtagagtcctggcccctagccctgccagtgtagcagaaatgatgacggatgatgatggcagcagcagccgttcttctctgcgtgagtagcttcatgttgttcgtgtgtaattcacgttgagtacgctaaccacgTCATTAAATTAATGTATGTAAggtaaactagcaaacaccgtagTAATTACATGCGgttgtcttcttgtttgatggcagatactcccttcaccctggccaaaaaggttaaaatgaccaaagaaaaagtggaaaacagttaaacatgagaggtttttggataaagtttgtgttttttttttttttttttttttttttttttttttttttttttttttttctccattgtttaagcactgcttccagccaagagtgataccatatatgccctatagctgcagaaaaggctaacattgttatctttttacaaaaaacagctaaacatgagagggttttggaccaattttgtgttctccattctttaagcacccgtttaagcaccggcaccgtttcaaaagtaccggtttggcactggtatcggataaatcctaaacgatacccatccctaattatATGTATACGACTTAAAAACAGGTAGAGCCCACATTCATTATTTAATCATatgaattttttaaatattttaagaaaatcAGAAATGTAAAGGGTCAAAAGTAATTGATGAAGAaagagtttttaaaagttatgcaAAATGAAGATGtgaagagcaaaaacaaaaacaggaactgACCAAAAGGATGTGTGACATGTTAACATGTTTTAACTCAAGTGTTTCCTGTTCAAAGCTTCTTAATCAACTTTAATGTTCTTGTATTGACACTCAGCTACAGTTCAGTGTACTTTAATAGTACTAAAGTATTGTAACATGAGAAACTGTTTAAAACTGTTGTAACTGATAAATACACACTTTTCTGAACTCTCACATTGTGTCTCCTCTAAATGTTCATCAGGTGAAGCTCCTGACTCTCGGCATGCAAAATCAAAcagagggtcaaaggtcaccagAGAGAGAGTGGCCCTGGTGGTTCTCTGTATCCTCCTGGCAGCTGCTCTCATCATTATTTATCGTCTCTGTGAGTTTGTGTGgtttcctttttgtttcttaacttaaaaaaaatcaatgatctaattttctgtaaatcaaatgaataaaacatttacagtgAAGGTGTAAAACACTGCAGAGTGCACACATTAGCTCTGTTTTAATCCTGTTGCAGCAAATAGAAGATGCAGCCAACttttcagaggtttttttttttttttttttttttttttttttttttttttttttgcgttttgaaaaatctgtctgtttgtttctctcatttttaaaTCAGCAGCTGAAAACACAAAGCTACAAAAATCCTTTCAGTGTAAACAAACCTCACTGACtgactggtttgtttgttttttttttttttttttttttttttttttttaatcagcgtTTGACAAAATTAGAGCTAACAAAGAGCTCGAAAACCTGAAACATCACAAAATGAAGTGTGAAAGTAATCTCACAGGTAAGCATGTAGAGCTGATTGTTTCTAACCTTCAGTCTAAATCAAACTCATGACACACAGCTGAGTcggtctttttttttattccatgtaaatgataatttgttttttaattcaaactTTAGATAAAAATAGATGATGAACGACTGATGActgttttattctttatactaACAGAGACTCTCTCTAAGATGAAATCATGCAGCACGGTGCAGCCGACCTGTCCAGTACCTAAAGTAATAAGTAAGTTATGGATTTTGTCTTTGAGACACTAACCTCAAGCTAAGTtcacacaaacatgaacagtGATTCTTCCACCTGACTGAAGTTGTTGCTGTAATCTCTTCAAAGATGATCCTTGTTATAAATGTGAAGAAGGCTGGGAGCTACATGGAGGAAAGTGCTATTACTTCTCCATCAGTAAATCATCCTGGAACAAGAGCAGAGATGAGTGCAGAGCTAAAGGAGGAGACCTGGTTAAGATAGACAGCAGAGAGGAGCAGGTATGAAACACTGCTGCAGGTTCATGTTCTCATAGGTTTATCACATCTTTATTTTTCACCTCCTCAGTACATAAAAGTCTAACAAAGTAATTTTCTTCATCATTTTCTGGTCAGACATTCTTGCATAGAAGACTGACAGATGTAATGACTGAAGCTGAGGACAAGTTCTGGATCGGACTGACAGACTCAGCAGTAGAGGGCAGATGGGTGTGGGTGGACGGATCACCACTGGATCAAAGGTTTGATTGTtgtgaaaataatttattttcattttcagaattAACGTTAtcagtttttactttttgtttttcatctcttAGTTTGCAGTTTTGGAGTGGCAAAGAGCCAGACAATTGGAAAGGGCACAATGGTGAACATCCTGATGGAGAAGACTGTGCGAGGATGGGAGACAAAGGTGGAGCTTATGCTCTGGAGTGGTGGTTTGATGCATATTGCTCAGATCCTCACAGAAGTATTTGTGAGAAAGCAGGAGTAAAAGGACAGTTTAAAAAAGTATGTGTCTGAAATTCACTTATGAAACACCAGAATGAAGTGATGTAATTTTTTACTAATGATGTCACAAAAGGAAAAAGGGAacataatgaaataaacaagtaatattttgtatttgatatttttaatttttgatcTGATTAATTTGTTCAAGAAATGTGGGAGCACCTGTAAATTCATCAAACTATTTTCAATAATAAATTATCCTGTTTTGTAAACTTAAAGCCatcaagaaaaacacaaagcattttGGATACTGAATCAATGAGTACATCACATAACTACAGAAGAACCTATGAATTATTTATTATCACTTTTATAGGAAAAAGaatttaataaagaaagaaagacgtGAAGTGTTACCATAGAATAATTAATGTCAGTGTGATTAAAAATAGGAAGTGTTACGTGACATTTTAACATCGGGTCATCCCGCACACCAAATTGAGTCTGTTGTTCTCAAAGTTTTCAGTGTGAGAAGCTGTTTGCAACTGTTATAAATGATACACATTTCTTACCTCTCACATTGTGTCTCCTCTAAATGTTCATCAGGTGAAGCTCCTGACTCTTAACATGCAAAATCAAAcagagggtcaaaggtcacctcTGACATTGTGGCACTGCTGGTTCTCAGTGTTCTCCTGACAGCTGCTCGCGTAGTCATTTATCTTCTGAgtttttgcttttattcaaacGTGTCTAAATTACAAGAAATTAAATATGCAACagagtatttactgttattataAAATCCTGCTGGCTTCAGCCGTCTTATGACCTCGTTGTGTTAactctctcttttgttttggtttgttttagaAAATTTGGTTTTATCCAGGATCTGAATCAAAATAGGTGACATAATATCctcataatataataataataaaggcataataaatgcaaacaacaacaacaagcaaaTACTTGCTGCCCTCTAGTGGGAAACTGacaacattcatttatttgcgTGTGGCTGATGATCCTTCCCATGCTAATAATTTATATAGAGGGCACCATGGTGGGATGGTGGttaacactgttgcctcacTGAAAAACGGTCCAGTGTTCAAATCCACTATCTGGGGGCGACCTTTCTGAGTGGAtcctctctgggtactctggcttcctcctacaatccaaaaacatgcatgtgGCTAGTTGTTTATTCTAAGGTTGCCAGTAGTTGCCTCTCTGTGACAGagtggtgacctgtccagggtgtacactGCCTCTCACCCTCAGctagctgggacaggctccagcctTATAAGACAAGTGAATGGATGAATAAAAATCTGTCAGGTAAGCTTATAACACATACCAAAATGTGGGGTACGTCCAGTGAAGTGAGGGGCGCGTTCAGGGAAGTGAGCTCGGTTATACGgtgtggtggcagatttcttttctcatgtattaatcacatattttaacCATGTCGCTTTAGtatagtaagagcactcctgtcacGAGTTTGTATGCATGTGGAATGTGATCACAACTGGGGACCAAGTTTTATTGCACCTTCACAGCAGACTCATTTTCCTCTTGAGGGCTCTGGGCATCCTGTTGTACAGTAGGTGGCGTTTAGTCGAAGCTTTTCTTAGACTGAAGAGATAAGGATTTGTCAATAATTGATCTGCTGtgtaatgttctttttttaaagagtgtCTGTATATAAGATGTAAGCGCTGTAGCCAGAATTCAGAGATCACCCTAGTGTTTGGCTGGAGTTGGACTCTCCATATTACAATATGTTTATTAAATCATTTCAAAACGCTCatgttgcaggttattgttaaaatTTCTATAACAATGGTCTCACCTCTTGTTTTCAGATCTGGCAGAAGCCAGAGAATAAAACACTCTACCTGTCATTCATCTCATCGTTTaccttttgttttcatgttaatACGTAATAAAATCATACATGTGGTCCATACAATTGATAAACCAAGAAAAGGTAAAACCTGCACAGTAGTTTTTCTTGGTGGGATTTGTActggtttgttttgcttttttaaatgtaacaggTTGCTGCTATGACAGTAACAGCCAACTTAGCTCACTGCGGCTACAACATCTACCATTGAAAATAATTTGTGCACCTACGTGGTATAAACATTTAATATGCGCTCACTTTTAATGCTGACTTTAGGTGCACCGTGTATATTCAGTAATTTATACAATAGAGTTTGTTTAATATTGTTTTGGGATAAAACTTTTCATAGTTGGGATAAACATATTTGTcatgactttgtttttttttaatagattgTTTTATATAATTCAAAAAAATCATAACAAATAGGTAGGTAGCTTTGAAAGTTTTATCTCAAAACAAGTCCAATTTCTATCACCAAATTTCACAAGATTTCCATATTTAACACATCACCAAGAGCATCTGTGAATCTTTCATGTTTTACAAAAACGtaaaggtaaataaaaaaaaaaaatagactgaTACCAGCCTGTTCTCATAATATACCGACGACGTGAAAGTTAACCTACCACGTTCCTATGATACGCGCCGGATTGTGGATGAAATCCAATAGATTGACGCTTGTTTGTCAATCGATTGTTCCAGccgtgtattccagccctaaccctaaccttatccctaaccttaaccaccACCTTGTGTTAgacagtgttttccaaagtaattcaagtaaaataaacatacaTGTGTAAcagttctcatgtttcctcattGATATAGGGGTGTGTTGGGTGGTCGAAAGCATAACATACCGAAGATTTGTCATCTAGCataaaatgttacgctttgggagtaAGAACGTTGGGAGTGAGAACATGTTGGAGGTACATAGACATATTTACGCATTTTTAAGAGCTGTTATCAACTCCCATCAATTATAAACCCTGTTCTTGTTCAACCTGTCTTCAGGTGGATCTGTGAtctttttcaagttttttgaCTCCAGCATTTTGAAATTATTACATCCAGAAATCACAAGGACTTCCCTATTTAGTGCTGCATCAGCACATGTAGTTCTGAgtaacaaatataaaatatgaatgtttTGGTTTCGTTTAGATTTTTGGAGTTTATTCCCATTTTGGGAATGTGAGAAAGTGAGATTAAGGTGTGTTTGCATTTTGAACAGATGAATGTGTAAATAAAGATCTGGCAGACGTGACAGAACAAAACACACTCCCTTTAGTTCATCTCCTCAtttacctttttttgttttttaggacCAGATATAATCTGTTGGCAGCCCTCTCACTAGGGGTGTGTTACACATATTGTGACTCACCTT from Pelmatolapia mariae isolate MD_Pm_ZW linkage group LG22, Pm_UMD_F_2, whole genome shotgun sequence harbors:
- the LOC135933557 gene encoding hepatic lectin-like — translated: MKCESNLTETLSKMKSCSTVQPTCPVPKVINDPCYKCEEGWELHGGKCYYFSISKSSWNKSRDECRAKGGDLVKIDSREEQTFLHRRLTDVMTEAEDKFWIGLTDSAVEGRWVWVDGSPLDQSLQFWSGKEPDNWKGHNGEHPDGEDCARMGDKGGAYALEWWFDAYCSDPHRSICEKAGVKGQFKKVCV